Proteins from one Toxotes jaculatrix isolate fToxJac2 chromosome 13, fToxJac2.pri, whole genome shotgun sequence genomic window:
- the LOC121191852 gene encoding protein NLRC3-like, whose amino-acid sequence KSTLKKKFQCVFEGISKAGNPTLLNQIYTELYITEGGTGEVNDEHEVRQIETASRKPARPETSIRQEDIFRASPGRDGPIRTVMTKGVAGIGKTVLTQKLTLDWAEDKANQDIHFTFPFTFRELNVLKEKKFSLVELVHHFFTETKEAGLCRFEELQVLFIFDGLDECRLPLDFHNTEILTDVTESTSVDVLLTNLIRGKLLPSARLWITTRPAAANQIPPECVDMVTEVRGFTDPQKEEYFRKRFREEEQARRIISHIKTSRSLHIMCHIPVFCWITATVLEDVLKTREGGGLPKTLTEMYIHFLVVQSKLKNVKYDGGAETDPHWSPETREMIESLGKLAFEQLQKGNLIFYESDLTECGINIRAASVYSGVFTQVFKEERGLYQDKVFCFVHLSLQEFLAALHVHLTFINSGVNLLSEEQSASLWSKLFRDKPDPTQLYQRAVDKALQSPNGHLDLFLRFLLGLSLQTNQTLLRGLLTQTGSGSQTNQQTVQYIKKKIEETPSAEQSINLFHCLNELNDRSLVEQIQQSLSSGRLSTDELSPAQWSALVFILLSSEKDLDVFDLKKYSASEEALLKLLPVVKASNKAL is encoded by the coding sequence aaatctactctgaagaagaagttccagtgtgtgtttgaggggatctctaaagcaggaaacccaacccttctgaatcagatctacacagagctctacatcacagagggagggactggagaggtcaatgatgaacatgaggtcagacagattgaaacagcatccaggaaaccagccagaccagaaacaagcatcagacaagaagacatctttagagcctcacctggaagagatggaccaatcagaacagtgatgacaaagggagtggctggtattgggaaaacagtcttaacacagaagttgactctggactgggctgaagacaaagccaaccaggacatacacttcacatttccattcacgttcagagagctgaatgtgctgaaagagaaaaagttcagcttggtggaacttgttcatcacttctttactgaaaccaaagaagcaggactctgcaggtttgaagagctccaggttctgttcatctttgatggtctggatgagtgtcgacttcctctggacttccacaacactgagatcctgactgatgttacagagtccacctcagtggatgtgctgctgacaaacctcatcagggggaaactgcttccctctgctcgcctctggataaccacacgacctgcagcagccaatcagatccctcctgagtgtgttgacatggtgacagaggtcagagggttcactgacccacagaaggaggagtacttcaggaagaggttcagagaggaggagcaggccagaaggatcatctcccacatcaagacttcacgaagcctccacatcatgtgccacatcccggtcttctgctggatcactgctacagttctggaggatgtgttgaaaaccagagagggaggagggctgcccaagaccctgactgagatgtacatccacttcctggtggttcagtccaaactgaagaacgttaagtatgatggaggagctgagacagatccacactggagtccagagaccagggagatgattgagtctctgggaaaactggcttttgagcagctgcagaaaggaaacctgatcttctatgaatcagacctgacagagtgtggcatcaatatcagagcagcctcagtgtactcaggagtgttcacacaggtctttaaagaggagagaggactgtaccaggacaaggtgttctgcttcgtccatctgagtcttcaggagtttctggctgctcttcatgtccatctgaccttcatcaactctggagtcaatctgctgtcagaagaacaatcagcctccctgtggtctaaactgttcagagataaacctgatccaacacagctctaccagagggctgtggacaaggccttacagagtccaaatggacacctggacttgttcctccgcttcctcctgggtctttcactgcagaccaatcagactctcctacgaggtctgctgacacagacaggaagtggctcacagaccaatcagcaaacagtccagtacatcaagaagaagattgaagagactccctctgcagagcaaagcatcaacctgttccactgtctgaatgaactgaatgatcgttctctagtggagcagatccaacagtccctgagttcaggacgtctctccacagatgaactgtctcctgctcaatggtcagctctggtcttcatcttactgtcatcagaaaaagatctggacgtgtttgacctgaagaaatactctgcttcagaggaggctcttctgaagctgctgccagttgtcaaagcctctaacaaagctctgtaa